AAAGTACCTGGAATAAGAACCTTCAAAGATGGGCTATGTCTGCAGGCATAAACCCTTATGGTCTTTCTGTAAAGTCAAGTAGAAAAACACTGGAGTCCTGGTTAATTGCTTCAGGGGTTGTTGAGTCTACCGTATGTTTACGGCAGGGTCATGATTCCTTAACCTCTATGCGTCATTATCAGGGGCTTGCCTTTTCAGATGATGAATTAAGAGACATAAAAAAGCAGCTAATCGCATGGGGTTTCTCGATATAATCTTAAGTTCTGGAAATTCATTACCAAAATAAGTGTCCGAAAAACTGAACATGAAAAATGCTGACGTCATTTGATTTATAACTCAGTAACTCCAATATATATTGGAGTCTGATTAATCGAGTGTACTATGAAATAATAGGAGTTTTCAATAATGGGTCTACGGTTAACAGTTGCCATGTTATTTTTAATGAGCTTTCTAACATGGCGTTTTTTTGATGTGGCTGGCTATATCTGGCTTGGGTTTGTACTTGGTCAAATATCATATGCTGAGCATTGGGCATTTCCGTCCAACATCACTAAAAAGTAAAATAAGGGCATCTTCCTGATTTTAACGTAGATGTACACTAAGAAATAGTTAATTATTTTGAGTAAACGAAATAGATGAGAAAAGCCATATTCGAGAAGTTTTCCGAGGGTATCATCCCAAGTATTGACCTCAAGACAGTGGATAGTTTCCAAGAAAATATGGGAAGCTCTTGAGAAGCACTACAAAGGTCGAATCTATTTTTTTGATGAATTGATGTCTTAATTTCAATCTATTTAATCCACCATCGTTATTTCCGCTGTTGTTTTTTTCCGGGCTTTTTTTCCTGCCTTCTGTTAGTTAGTTACATACATCTTTTATTTCAAACTTTTAAGTAAAATTACTTATTTATCTTATTTCTCTTAATTTATATTCTCTTTTTATAATCCAATTGATTAATTATTTTTTATGATCTCAAAATTTAAAGAAAAGTTTTCCAGAAAAAACATTAAATCGGTAGCTCTAAAATCTGCCACCGCAATATCCGGAGGCATGGCGGTACTCTCTGCCAATGCTTCTGCAGCAATAAACACAACTGCCATTACTGAGGCCATAAGTGCAGTAACCGGTATCCTCCCGGCTATGGGAGATATGGTCTCTGCTGCAATCGGTCCTATGATGACCATAGGAATTTGTATGTTCTGTCTCAGGTTCTTTGACGATATCCTGGGGGCGATAAGCACAGGGCTTCGTTTTGGCCGTTAAAAGGGGGGCTTCTCTTGAATCCCTCCCGTTTATTTATTCCTCTGCTTCTTCTTTTATTCCTTCCTGGCTCAGTAATGGCTGCAGATGTTAACGTAACATTCAGCGACCTTAACTTATATCCCTCTCAGGAATTTTCTTTATATCAGGTAACTGAATCAGGCTCTCAGTACCTCGGCACTTACAACACTACTGACACAGTAACCCTGAATTCAGAGTATGAATACAATATAGTCCTAAAGCCAGGTCCTCTGTCCTGGTTTGATAACCCCTTAGATAATTTTGATCTCATATGGAACAATGCCCCTAAATCCCTTAACTTTGCAGCTTTCTTCCTGCTGATTGTAGGCGTTCCTCTCCTTACTGTTCGCTTCCTGTGGTGGGTGATGACGTGAAGACAAAAATAGTAATTTGCTCCTTGCTGTTGCTTTGCCTGCTGGCTGTTCCTGGTTCAGCTTGGGAAATGACAGGTTGGGGTCACTCAAATGATGAAAGTATGGAAGATGCCTTCGTGCTTGTAACTTCAGGGTGCTCAGTAGGTCTCTATGGACATCAGCAAACGTTTTATATTCCGGCTATGTCAAAAAATACTCCTAAAGCTTTCGGAATTGAACAGGACTTTCAAGATGGTTATTTGGGTTTCACAGTTCAGGCGTCATATTCGGTGTACACATCAAATTGGGATACTGGATGTACTGTTTCTTTGTATAACTCATCAGGTGTTAAGGTTTTAGATAACTTGGGTCCTGGAAGTTATTACACTTATAACAAAGACAACCCCATACCGTGCAGGTATGAACTTATAAAAAATGCTTATGGAACTGGATGGGATCTATACAGGAATGGGGTTTTCTTAGATTCAGAAAGTTATCTTGTTTCGAGTCCAGGCGAAATAACAAAAATAGTTTTAACCTTCAGTTCAGTTAATTCAGGATGCAATATACACGTTTATGATTTATGCACCTCTCCCGCTGTTGTAGGTTGTGATGAATCATTCGAGACTTTAGACGAATATCAATATTTTACTATCGGTCATCCATTTCCGTCAGATTGTTATTGGTTTGTCAATGTTTACAACCCCTCTGGTTCAATAATACAAACAAACAATATTACAATTACAAACATTGAATATTCAATTGAAAATGACCTAATAACAACGGGCGGCACCTATTCTATCAGGCTTTTCCAGCATGACAACCTCTCAAATAATAATTATTTCTATGCTTCGCGAATCTTTACATATGATAAACCCTCTGGCTGCTCTATAACTCTAGATAAAGAACAGTACGCACCCGGCGACCAAATGCAGATTTTTACCTATATGCCAGCTTATTCTTCTGGGTATAAAGTATCAGTCTCTTACAGGACATCTTCAGGACTTACAGCTTATACTTATGATGTCACTTCAGCAGATTACACAAAATCGTGGCCTCTTCCTTCTGCAGCTCAGGGAGGTTCCTTTTTTGCATATCTCAGAGATCCTTATGATAATGTCGTAGCTTACGATTCCTTTTATATCTCTGTTCCGCTTGGGACTACTTCATTAACTCTTGATAAATCGACTTATGAAAAGAATGACACCGTAAAAATATCTTATAAGTATCTCCCTGATAATTCTGATATTACTCTCCAGCTTCGTTCAGGCTCAACAAATGTATATACTGAATCATGGAGGGACCTCTCAGGATCAGGAGTAATATCTTTTAATATCTCTGGAAAGGCAGTAGATTCTATTTATGTAAAAGCTGTTACTCCAGTGGCAGGGGGGACTAATACTCTCCTTGCCGAAGCTTACGCAAAAATCCTTTCCGGAAACGGCTTTATCAGTGGGAAAGTATACGACAGTTCAACAAATTCCCCCATCTCAGGAGCCACAATTTATATCGGCGGTTCCTCAGCAGTAACCAACGCTCTTGGATATTACGAAATGACGACCTTAACAGGTACTCAGCCTGTGAGCATCGTCTGTGATGGATACAACCAGTATACAGGAAACGTTCAACTTTATTCTCTCTCTACTTCTAAAAACTTCTATCTGGTAAAAACAATATCGACAGGCTCTAACACACTATACGGAACCGTAACTGATTATTATACAGGAGCTCCTCTTACTAATGCCTACGTTCAGATAAAAAACGGCTCCACTACTTACAGCATGTTAACTCATTCTAAAACAGGTAATTATCTTTTCGATCAGGAAGGATTATCTGGCTCATGGGAAGTCACAGTCACAAAAACAGGATATGACACTCATACCAGGACTGTAACAATATCAGGAGACACTTACCTTTCAATAAAATTGGTACCTATTAATGGTTCTTCTATCCCTGATGATGATAGTTCTTCTGGATCCTCTGGTAGTTCTACAGACCGCCCGGGAAGGGAGGCAGCCAGAGAATCAATGAAAGAATTTGAAGCCCTTGCACCTGGACTTATCAGCCTGGTTGTCATCAAAGTCATTAAGGAGCTAATGAAATGACTTTTAAGCGTGGCTGTCTTTTCCTGTTTTTTATTTTTATATTTTTCACCGGGACAGCTGCAGCTGTAGAAGAGATTACACAAGAACACATTAAATCATTTAGTCTTGAAGCTCCAGAAGGCCTTTCTCTTTCAGGTGTTGAATTATACAACCTGGATCCTAACTCAAATACCTCAATAGTCCTGAATAACTATGGAGAAATCTATACACTGCAGATAAATTCTACAAAAAACTGGGGGTTCTGGTGGAATTTTGATGTAAGCTTAACAACTCCTAACGGCTCCATAGAACATAAAACTCTAAAATCAGGCACTCTTACCGCTCTTAATTATGACGTTCATATACAGTATTATTGGCAGGCCTTAAACAGTTCAGTTGAAACTTCTTACTTTGATATTGACCTGTATACCGGGATCCTGCCTCTTGAAGCAACATTACAAGACTATAACCCGACTAAAACAACCCCTCTTCAGTTTTCTCAGGTCTCAGCAACCAGCACAAGCTATTATGATCTTATATGTTATGCTGTCACTCCTGAAGAGTTCGAAAAACAGCTTAATAATGATCCTCTAGCCCCTCTCACAGAACTTACAGGGGATTTCTTTTCCTGGTCCTGGAGCATGATCCTATCTTTCGTTGAAAAAATCCCAGGAGTAGGACCTTACTTGGCTTCAGTCCTTGAAATTGCAGCCATCACCATTGATTCTATAATCTTCTATTTTGACCTGCTCTTTATCGAGTACCCGGAAACAACTTTCCTGACAATTGAATCTTTTATCCTGGGCTCTGCTTTTTGCAGGCGGGGGAATTTCTGGACAAAAATAAACCGGGTATGTAATGCACATGTCAAAATTATCGAACTTTTCATTAACCTGGTTGAAGCCGGGGTTAACATGATGTCTAAAATTATCAGTGCAGTTGCAGACGCAATAAACGCACTAAAACCAATATGAGGCTATGCTATGTCAGAAACAGAAATGAAAACCGAAGCAACAACAGAAACAAAATCAGAGGAAAACAAGTCTTTCCTGCCAAAAAAAATCCGCATTAAAACCTCAAAATTCAGGCGTGGAAAAATAGCCTGGGCTCTTAAATTGTTGCCTGGCTCCTCTGAGCTTGAACTCGTAAAAATGAGGCTCATAGATGGCAGGCTCCGGAACTGGCTAGAAAATGAAGACTATGCTTTAGGATCCCCTGCCATGAAACTCAATGACGGTAAAAACCTGCATGACCTGTATATCCTGGACGCTGCCAAAGGCTGCACAGTCACGACTCACATAGTCAGGGACCCTGATAAGTACATGTTAGACAGGGGAGATGGGACAGAAATCCATCTTGGAACAAACCCTTACCTGGTTCAGCAAATAACAGATGCGACAGTCTTACAAAATGCTTTCAAAATCAAGCCCGATGAAAAAGAAAAGCTAAAATCCATGATTAGCGGGCTTGCTATCGGGGTTCTTATTGGCTTGATGTTTTAAGGGGGGATAATTCACGGATCCGGAAGAAAGAAAAAAGGCCTTACAAACTCAGGTAAGCCAGGATAAAGAGCAGCAAAGAAAACAGGCCTTACACGCTGCAGTTGCAGGAAATACAGAAATAGCTTTCAGGATAGCTGCAGGGCAGGGCCTTATAGATCCCCAAACCCCAGGAATGTTTGACCTTTCAGAAGAGCAGATAACGGCTTTTTCCCTGTATTCAGCAGTTAATGAAAGTATACTCCCTCTTCCTGGAACTATGAAGTTTCTGGATACCTTCTGCAAACACTCAGCTAGTAGGGAACGCCAGGGAAGAAAAGAACTAGTGGAGCTCGCAACCCCTCACCCTATAAGCCCTCTATTCTGGCCTCGGGGAGATGAAGTTCAAGACTCCAGAACCTCCGGAGGCCTGTTCTCAAAAATAGGAGGATTATTCAAAAAACCAAAAAGGGGAGAAACTGTAAATGATGCGAAACCCGAACGGCAGTAAACCAGGTCTTCCTTTTCTTCTCGCTGAAGCTCTACGGTCCTTAATTTACACGGTTGAAGGGTCCCTTCACGGGCGGTTAAACTCCCTTTCTCTTATTTACTCCCTCACAAAAGCCATAACGGACACAAAACACAAAGGCCAGCTGGAAGATGCGGATAAGAAAATCTATGAAAGCATAAACTCGGACATAGAAGAACTAAGAAACACTTACGAACCTGACATAGACGTATCAGAAAATGCTCATGCAGCCCTTTTTAAAAGAACAGCCTTCGAAACGACCTTAGATCTGATTCAAACCCGGCTTTTATACATAATTCAAAAATACGAATTAATAGACGGCTCCATGATCGGAGAAGTACAGGCTACTAAATGGAGGGATTAAAACAATGTTACCAGACACTTTTCAAATGACAAGTGAACTGTTTACTAACTATACCTATATCATCTGCGGAATCTCGGCCCTTATAGGTTTTATAATTGGCCGTATGCCTTCCGGATGGTTTAAAAAACAGAAGAAACCGGAAGCGGAGGGATAACTTATATCTCTCTTAGATCTTTCAAATAAGTCCGGATGGGAAAAGGCCTTTTTTAACAACTTCGTTAAGCAACCAGGAGAGCACCTTTTAGATGTAGCAATCACTGGCAGCGGTAAAACTAATTTCCTTTACTGGATCGTTGATGCAATTCTGGGAGCTCGGGACAAGCAGGACCCCAAAGACTGGGAAACTGTTGTCTGGTTTGACCGGGGAAAAAGCTCAGAGATTCTGCAGCTGTGCCGGATGTCTCCCTGCAGGATAATAGTACCTGAGTCCTGCAATGTTAAGACGGAGTTCTTTGACCCGGATAACCAGTTTGATATTGAGATAGTCAAATTCTCAAACTATACCGATATGTGGCACCTGCTGGACAGGGACAGGATAAACATTATCTCGGTATTTCCTTACCTCTCAGATCCGGCTCTCGTAGGTCCTACTACAGCTAAAATCTTTAAGGTCCTGGTCCGGGAAGCAAAAAAATACAATATCATACCAAAGAACACAACAAAAGGAAACAGGTCCCCGCCAATAGCTCTGTTTATTGACGAACTGCATAACATAGCCCCTAGCAGAGGGCAAGGCCTTGCAGATCAGGACGGAGCAGGGGCAATTATACAGCTGAATGCAGAACAGTTAAGGAGCCGTAAAATCCGTTTGATAGGCAGTACTCATGGCTGGCGAAAACTGCGACCTGGTCTCAGGGTTTCTTTTCAATGGCTTGTAATCCAGAGGGGGGCGAATTTTCCAAGCGCAGAGCAGCCAAAACTAAGCAGGTTTAACAGGGAGTTTGAAAAACTTCAGCCAGGATGGGCTATGATTGTGTTTCCTAACAGGGTATTCACGGATAAAATAAAACTCCCATTTTATGGCAGGCCTGACGAGTCAATAGGTTATGTATGGTACATAGGGGAAATACACGCAAAAAAGCGTAAACCATCAACCAACAAAACTGATATCTCAGAACTAGCTGCAGTAATTGCTGAAGCAATAAGAGCAGGCGGGCAATCTAATGCCGTTATTTAATCTATCCTAGACTCAAAGCAACTTATACATTTAAATACTCTATTCTCTTTTTTATCTTGGGAGGGTAGTATGTTAAGTATAGTTATGCCTCGAGTAATGGGATTTGAACGCAGAAACAGAATTCAAGTATTTACACAGATCGAAAAAGAATTATGCGACTGTGTGGAAATGAACCTGCTGGATTTAAACGATGTTCTAAATGTGGCTCTGGAAAAATATCTGCAGGGCTCTTATTCTCCAAATACGAAGAGTATTATAGTGATACCTCGTATTAAGTCCCGGAAGTTTAACCGTGTTGCAGCCAGGCCTTATATTGAACAGGAACTCCTGAACGAAGTATCAAAAAGGTTGCTTGACCTAAAAAACACTCTAAATCTGTCACTTGAATATTATTTACTCGAACGTTCAGATATTCTTTATTACTGTTCTATAAATTAACTAATATTCCGATGTATGGAAAAATGATTAAATATGGTTCATATGGATGTACAGTTAGGGAATTTCCTTATACACAAATTCTTACTGATTTTTTGCTTGACTGC
The genomic region above belongs to Methanosarcina horonobensis HB-1 = JCM 15518 and contains:
- a CDS encoding carboxypeptidase regulatory-like domain-containing protein, whose protein sequence is MKTKIVICSLLLLCLLAVPGSAWEMTGWGHSNDESMEDAFVLVTSGCSVGLYGHQQTFYIPAMSKNTPKAFGIEQDFQDGYLGFTVQASYSVYTSNWDTGCTVSLYNSSGVKVLDNLGPGSYYTYNKDNPIPCRYELIKNAYGTGWDLYRNGVFLDSESYLVSSPGEITKIVLTFSSVNSGCNIHVYDLCTSPAVVGCDESFETLDEYQYFTIGHPFPSDCYWFVNVYNPSGSIIQTNNITITNIEYSIENDLITTGGTYSIRLFQHDNLSNNNYFYASRIFTYDKPSGCSITLDKEQYAPGDQMQIFTYMPAYSSGYKVSVSYRTSSGLTAYTYDVTSADYTKSWPLPSAAQGGSFFAYLRDPYDNVVAYDSFYISVPLGTTSLTLDKSTYEKNDTVKISYKYLPDNSDITLQLRSGSTNVYTESWRDLSGSGVISFNISGKAVDSIYVKAVTPVAGGTNTLLAEAYAKILSGNGFISGKVYDSSTNSPISGATIYIGGSSAVTNALGYYEMTTLTGTQPVSIVCDGYNQYTGNVQLYSLSTSKNFYLVKTISTGSNTLYGTVTDYYTGAPLTNAYVQIKNGSTTYSMLTHSKTGNYLFDQEGLSGSWEVTVTKTGYDTHTRTVTISGDTYLSIKLVPINGSSIPDDDSSSGSSGSSTDRPGREAARESMKEFEALAPGLISLVVIKVIKELMK
- a CDS encoding AAA family ATPase translates to MSPCRIIVPESCNVKTEFFDPDNQFDIEIVKFSNYTDMWHLLDRDRINIISVFPYLSDPALVGPTTAKIFKVLVREAKKYNIIPKNTTKGNRSPPIALFIDELHNIAPSRGQGLADQDGAGAIIQLNAEQLRSRKIRLIGSTHGWRKLRPGLRVSFQWLVIQRGANFPSAEQPKLSRFNREFEKLQPGWAMIVFPNRVFTDKIKLPFYGRPDESIGYVWYIGEIHAKKRKPSTNKTDISELAAVIAEAIRAGGQSNAVI